In Vigna angularis cultivar LongXiaoDou No.4 chromosome 8, ASM1680809v1, whole genome shotgun sequence, one DNA window encodes the following:
- the LOC108320032 gene encoding T-complex protein 1 subunit gamma, with product MHAPVLVLQDSLKRESGAKVRYAVIQAAKAVADVVRTTLGPRSMLKMLLDAQGGIVVTNDGNAILRELDLAHPAAKSMIELSRTQDQEVGDGTTSVIILAGEMLHVADAFIDKIHPTVICRAYTKALEDAIAVLDKIAMPIDAQDRGIMLGLVKSCIGTKFTGQFGDLIADLAIDATATVGVEIGQGLRDVDIKNYIKVEKVPGGQLEDSRVLKGVMINKDVVAPGKMRRKIVNPRIILLDCPLEYKKGENQTNAELLKEEDWNLLLKMEEEYIEEMCMQILKFKPDVVITEKGLSDLACHYLSKHGVSAIRRLRKTDNNRIAKACGAVIVNRPDELQESDVGTGAGLFEVKKIGDEYFAYIVDCKDPKACTVLLRGASKDLLNEVERNLQDAMSVARNIIKNPKLVPGGGATELTVSAALKQKSSSIEGIEKWPYEAAAIAFEAIPRTLAQNCGVNVIRTMTALQGKHANGENAWIGIDGNTGSITDMKERKIWDAYNVKAQAFKTAIEAACMLLRIDDIVSGIKKKQAPGGSGSSKPKIETEADADNEQILPD from the exons ATGCACGCGCCAGTTCTCGTTCTCC AGGACTCTTTGAAACGGGAGTCTGGAGCTAAAGTGAGATATGCTGTTATTCAGGCAGCAAAG GCTGTTGCTGATGTAGTCCGTACAACACTGGGACCCAGGTCCATGCTAAAAATGCTTCTTGATGCTCAAGGAG GAATTGTTGTTACCAATGATGGAAATGCTATATTACGTGAATTAGACCTTGCTCACCCAGCTGCGAAG TCAATGATTGAATTAAGTCGCACCCAAGACCAAGAAGTAGGGGATGGAACAACATCTGTCATCATTCTTG CTGGTGAGATGCTTCATGTTGCTGATGCATTCATTGACAAAATTCACCCTACAGTTATTTGCCGAG CATATACCAAAGCTTTGGAGGATGCTATTGCTGTTCTTGACAAAATTGCAATGCCTATTGATGCTCAGGATC GAGGTATAATGCTGGGGCTAGTAAAGAGCTGCATAGGTACCAAGTTCACAGGTCAATTTGGGGATTTAATTGCT GATTTAGCTATTGATGCTACTGCAACAGTAGGTGTTGAGATTGGCCAAGGTTTGAGAGATGtagatattaaaaattatattaaggtTGAAAAGGTCCCTGGGGGGCAGCTGGAGGATTCTAGAGTACTCAAGGGAGTTATGATAAACAAAGATGTGGTTGCACCTGGCAAAATGAGGAGAAAGATTGTTAACCCACGCATCATTCTTCTTGATTGTCCCCTTGAATATAAAAAGGGTGAAAACCAAACAAATGCTGAACTGCTCAAAGAAGAAGACTGGAATCTCTTattgaagatggaagaagaatatATTGAGGAGATGTGCATGCAGATACTGAAGTTTAAGCCTGACGTGGTAATCACAGAGAAGGGTCTGAGTGATTTGGCTTGTCATTATCTGAGCAAGCATGGAGTTAGTGCAATCAGGAGGCTGAGGAAAACTGATAATAATAGAATTGCTAAGGCATGTGGTGCTGTTATTGTGAATAGACCGGATGAATTGCAAGAATCTGACGTTGGTACTGGTGCTGGGTTATTTGAGGTTAAGAAAATTGGAGATGAGTACTTTGCATATATTGTTGATTGTAAAGACCCCAAGGCCTGCACCGTACTACTAAGGGGAGCTAGTAAGGATCTTTTAAATGAAGTTGAAAGAAACCTACAG gaTGCCATGTCTGTTGCAAGgaacataataaaaaatccaAAACTTGTTCCTGGAGGCGGTGCAACAGAGTTGACAGTGTCAGCTGCCTTGAAACAGAAGAGTTCTTCTATCGAGGGCATAGAAAAA TGGCCGTATGAAGCTGCTGCCATTGCTTTTGAAGCTATACCACGTACTTTGGCACAAAATTGTGGAGTAAATGTCATCCGGACTATGACTGCTCTCCAAGGAAAA CACGCAAATGGGGAAAATGCATGGATTGGTATAGATGGAAATACTGGTAGCATCACTGACATGAAAGAGCGCAAG ATCTGGGATGCCTACAATGTAAAGGCGCAAGCTTTTAAGACTGCCATTGAAGCTGCTTGCATGCTTCTGAGGATTGATGATATAGTGAGTGGTATCAAGAAGAAGCAGGCCCCTGGAGGTTCAGGTTCTTCAAAACCCAAGATTGAGACGGAGGCAGATGCTGACAATGAACAAATCCTTCCTGACTGA